A genomic segment from Gloeocapsa sp. DLM2.Bin57 encodes:
- a CDS encoding glycosyltransferase — protein MKIGYLHLNLSTLTESGVTRYGRILASEARKKEGVVVTEVTINLKQKVLSDFQIINQAIKKLSDTDCLYLSYSRYAWGGLGQLYYIVLIFLWYHQPIIVNLHDVYEYLYSSKILANNSNFKTRLNNLSLNLIFKKAKYIVVNNQQEAEVIKQRYPPEKLKIINHFVEVRDSKFTPNEARKKIGLQDFKIITIQGFIFPSKGHKLLIEAIPYLTPNLKVIFAGGPSPNNEQFLESLLQQAKNLGVAERLIITGYLSETDLEYYLMATHLAICPFRNMSSSGSLCTWISVGKPILASNLPQIRDYNQLVPESIHIFDPDEAVTLANRINELLPQCTDEKVPAVVKLREKLLLPRVVDKYLKLLT, from the coding sequence ATGAAAATTGGTTATTTACATCTTAACCTTAGTACCCTAACTGAAAGTGGAGTTACTCGTTATGGACGCATACTAGCTAGTGAAGCTAGAAAAAAAGAAGGAGTAGTCGTCACTGAAGTTACCATCAATTTAAAACAAAAAGTCTTAAGTGATTTTCAAATAATTAATCAAGCTATTAAAAAATTATCTGATACCGATTGTTTGTATTTAAGTTATAGTAGATACGCTTGGGGAGGTTTAGGGCAACTTTACTATATAGTCTTAATCTTTCTTTGGTATCATCAACCAATTATTGTTAATCTTCATGATGTTTATGAATATCTCTATAGCAGTAAAATTTTAGCGAATAACTCTAATTTTAAAACTAGATTAAATAATCTTTCTCTAAACCTAATCTTTAAAAAAGCTAAATATATTGTAGTTAACAATCAACAAGAAGCAGAAGTTATTAAGCAGAGATACCCACCTGAAAAACTCAAAATAATTAATCATTTTGTCGAAGTTAGAGATAGCAAATTTACACCTAATGAAGCCAGAAAAAAAATAGGATTACAAGATTTTAAAATTATTACTATACAGGGGTTTATTTTCCCTAGTAAAGGACATAAATTATTGATAGAAGCTATACCCTATCTTACTCCTAATCTTAAAGTTATTTTCGCGGGTGGACCTAGTCCCAACAATGAACAATTTCTAGAAAGTTTACTTCAACAAGCCAAAAATCTAGGAGTAGCAGAAAGATTAATCATTACAGGATATTTGAGTGAAACAGATTTAGAATATTACTTAATGGCTACTCATTTAGCTATTTGTCCTTTTAGGAATATGTCCTCTTCAGGTTCTCTATGTACTTGGATTTCTGTAGGTAAACCGATTTTAGCTTCTAACTTACCTCAAATTCGAGACTATAATCAATTAGTTCCAGAATCGATACATATTTTTGACCCTGATGAAGCGGTAACCCTAGCTAACAGGATTAACGAATTACTCCCCCAATGTACAGATGAAAAAGTACCCGCGGTAGTCAAACTTAGAGAAAAATTACTCTTACCACGGGTCGTAGATAAATATTTAAAATTATTAACTTAA
- a CDS encoding class I SAM-dependent methyltransferase, which translates to MNNKLQQLAKYSSFQHLEVEGWLLEMAIAIIICLDNAQKQHNIHGHVCEIGVHHGRLFILLDLLTREGENALAIDVFDDQHLNYDQSGKGDREIFLNNINTYVKNQANLHIIQGDSSTLNGEQIREFAGGKIRLFSIDGSHTKEMTYHDLMTASQAIESGGIIIIDDYFNEAWPGVSEGTNMFFSQSPAPEVVPFAIGGNKVFLSHPSRSDIYRQWLFDHLVVDKTKIWLSKKSTFLLGHEVFAINYEYTTKYELLRVSQRILKSLTKKIKR; encoded by the coding sequence ATGAATAACAAATTACAGCAACTAGCTAAATATAGCAGTTTTCAACATCTAGAGGTTGAGGGATGGTTGTTAGAAATGGCGATCGCCATAATTATCTGTCTGGATAATGCTCAAAAACAACATAATATTCACGGTCATGTTTGTGAAATCGGTGTTCATCATGGACGCTTATTTATTTTACTAGATTTACTCACCCGAGAAGGTGAAAATGCTCTGGCTATTGATGTGTTTGATGATCAACATCTTAATTATGATCAATCTGGTAAAGGCGATCGCGAAATTTTTCTCAATAATATTAATACTTACGTCAAAAACCAAGCTAATCTACATATTATCCAAGGTGATTCTAGCACTTTAAACGGTGAACAAATTAGGGAATTTGCAGGAGGTAAAATCAGATTGTTTAGTATTGATGGAAGTCATACAAAAGAAATGACTTATCATGATTTAATGACAGCTTCTCAAGCTATTGAATCTGGAGGTATTATTATCATAGATGACTATTTTAATGAAGCTTGGCCAGGTGTTTCTGAAGGTACAAATATGTTTTTTAGCCAATCTCCTGCTCCTGAAGTCGTCCCTTTTGCTATTGGTGGTAATAAAGTATTTTTAAGTCATCCTTCTAGGTCAGATATATATCGTCAATGGTTATTTGATCATTTAGTTGTAGATAAAACCAAAATTTGGCTTAGTAAAAAAAGCACATTTTTATTAGGACATGAAGTTTTTGCTATTAACTATGAATATACAACCAAGTATGAATTATTACGAGTTAGTCAACGAATTCTCAAAAGCCTAACCAAGAAAATAAAGCGATGA